One region of Solanum pennellii chromosome 6, SPENNV200 genomic DNA includes:
- the LOC107023506 gene encoding rhodanese-like domain-containing protein 14, chloroplastic — protein sequence MSALTSVSAGSTSASLQHRFYSTPIELASVTCSLATTGKRRSFSLSNNSSTTLRIRCAATKPAKSPAEEEWSTKRAKLLEKRVRSVEAKEAFRLQKENNFVILDVRPEAEFKEAHPEGAINVQIYRLIKEWTAWDIARRAAFAFFGIFSGTEENPEFIRLVESKINKDAKIIVACSSGGTMKPTQNLPEGQQSRSLIAAYLLVLNGYTNVFHLEGGIYNWYKEELPAASEE from the exons atgtctgCACTAACTTCAGTTAGCGCAGGCTCAACTTCTGCTTCTTTGCAGCATCGATTTTACTCAACACCCATAGAATTAGCATCTGTTACATGTAGCTTAGCTACCACAGGCAAGAGAAGATCATTCTCCTTGAGCAACAACTCTTCAACAACCCTCAGAATCAGATGTGCAGCTACTAAACCTGCTAAATCACCAG CTGAAGAAGAGTGGTCAACTAAAAGAGCAAAATTGCTTGAGAAAAGG GTAAGGAGTGTAGAGGCAAAAGAAGCATTTAGACTTCAGAAAGAGAACAATTTTGTGATCCTTGATGTACGACCTGAAGCCGAGTTCAAAGAG GCTCATCCAGAAGGAGCTATTAATGTCCAGATATATAGGCTAATAAAGGAATGGACAGCTTGGGACATTGCTAGGAGGGCTGCATTCGCATTTTTTGGCATATTTTCTGGAACTGAAGAAAATCCTGAATTCATACGAC TTGTtgaatcaaaaataaataaggatGCAAAGATTATAGTCGCTTGCTCATCCGGTGGTACAATGAAGCCTACCCAAAATCTTCCCGAGGGCCAACAATCAAG GTCACTTATTGCTGCATATTTGCTAGTTCTAAATGGTTACACTAATGTATTTCACTTGGAGGGAGGAATCTATAACTGGTACAAAGAAGAATTACCAGCAGCTTCAGAAGAATGA
- the LOC107021791 gene encoding AAA-ATPase At2g46620-like: MFLYLLAIIPLFLLVKFVSKTSVLHIFKKWLRLLEDKFYVYQFYKVPQFNHNMQENQLYRKISTYLNSLPCVEDSDFTNLYSGSKSNDINLVLNADQKIVDNFLGARISWINEKDEKTGVRSFVLKIRRKDKRQILRTYLQHIHSKFDEIEQRRKEVRLFVNVNDESNGNGNGNRRWISVPFTHPATFDTVVMEQDLKNKVKSDLETFLKSKQHYNRIGRIWKRNYLLHGPSGTGKSTFIAAMANFLSYDVYNIDLSKLSDDSDLKLLLLQSTNKSLIVIEDLDSYLCNNSTALSFSAILNFMDGIFSCCGDERVMIFTMNSKDQIDPSVLRPGRIDHHIHFPLCDFNAFKSLANSHLGMKDHKLFPKVEENFQTGSVLSPAEISEIMISNRSSPSRALKLVISTHQSKSKLITLRTSDKIETINSNIETDVAPKHPLWLSKSRSVRPVEKSGELDKYPQGLIKSKSVRPMVESGESGTFGKESVNDLRKFYGLIRIKSSRKKSLDFDTSEK, from the coding sequence ATGTTTCTGTATTTGTTAGCAATTATTCCTTTGTTTTTGCTTGTGAAATTTGTATCAAAAACATCTGTACTTCATATTTTCAAGAAATGGTTGCGTTTGTTGGAAGATAAATTCTATGTTTACCAGTTCTACAAGGTTCCCCAATTCAACCACAACATGCAGGAAAATCAACTCTATCGGAAAATCAGTACTTACCTGAATTCTTTACCTTGTGTTGAGGATTCCGATTTCACCAATCTTTACTCCGGAAGCAAATCCAATGATATCAACCTCGTTCTCAACGCCGATCAGAAAATCGTTGATAATTTCCTCGGTGCCAGAATTTCTTGGATCAATGAGAAGGATGAAAAAACCGGTGTCAGATCTTTTGTTCTGAAGATAAGGAGGAAAGACAAGCGTCAAATTCTTCGGACTTATCTTCAACATATTCACTCGAAATTCGACGAAATTGAGCAGAGGAGAAAGGAGGTGAGATTGTTTGTCAATGTAAACGATGAATCGAACGGAAACGGAAATGGAAACAGACGGTGGATATCAGTGCCGTTCACTCATCCGGCGACATTTGACACTGTTGTAATGGAACAGGATTTGAAGAACAAGGTCAAATCCGATTTGGAAACGTTCCTAAAATCAAAGCAGCATTATAATCGAATTGGCCGGATTTGGAAACGGAATTATTTACTTCACGGACCTTCCGGTACAGGAAAATCAACGTTCATTGCAGCAATGGCAAATTTCCTAAGTTACGATGTGTATAACATTGATTTATCAAAACTTTCAGACGATTCAGATCTGAAACTACTTCTATTGCAGAGCACGAATAAGTCTTTGATTGTTATCGAAGATCTCGACAGTTACCTGTGTAACAACTCAACAGCTCTAAGCTTCTCTGCGATTCTCAATTTCATGGACGGAATTTTTTCATGCTGCGGTGACGAACGAGTTATGATATTCACTATGAACAGCAAAGATCAAATTGATCCATCAGTTCTAAGGCCTGGAAGAATTGATCATCACATACACTTCCCCTTATGTGATTTCAACGCATTCAAAAGTCTAGCTAACAGTCATTTGGGAATGAAAGATCACAAGCTTTTCCCAAAGGTAGAGGAAAATTTTCAAACCGGGTCGGTTTTAAGTCCGGCTGAAATCAGtgaaatcatgatttcaaaTCGGAGTTCACCGAGCAGGGCATTGAAATTAGTGATTTCTACTCATCAGAGTAAAAGCAAGCTCATCACTTTGAGGACATCCGATAAAATTGAAACGATAAACAGTAACATTGAGACCGATGTAGCTCCTAAGCATCCACTATGGTTGAGCAAATCTAGATCGGTTCGACCCGTGGAGAAATCGGGTGAGTTGGATAAGTATCCACAAGGATTGATCAAATCTAAATCGGTTCGACCCATGGTGGAGTCGGGTGAATCGGGTACATTTGGCAAAGAAAGTGTAAACGATCTTAGAAAGTTTTATGGACTTATAAGGATAAAGAGTAGTAGGAAGAAATCTTTAGATTTTGATACCTCAGAAAAATAA
- the LOC107023677 gene encoding ATPase family AAA domain-containing protein 1 isoform X2 produces the protein MKSGSSETKLLQELILYAASAALSCLVLFVGLRQLDPNREASKKALEHKKEIAKRLGRPLIQTNPYEDVIACDVVNPDHIDVEFNSIGGLESIKQALCELVILPMRRPELFSHGKLLGPQKGVLLYGPPGTGKTMLAKAIAKESGAVFINVRISNLMSKWFGDAQKLVAAVFSLAHKLQPAIIFIDEVDSFLGQRKATDHEALTNMKTEFMALWDGFTTDQNARVMVLAATNRPSELDEAILRRLPQAFEIGFPDRKERAEILKVILRGERVEDTIDYDRIASLCDGYTGSDLFELCKKAAYFPIRDLLNDEKSGKPSAEPRPLSESDLEKVIATSKKTQVAANEYNSLRSQLVGLSRQTDTDDYPVQAAISELSKLVVSQILNLQAENQDS, from the exons ATGAAAAGTGGTTCATCAGAGACCAAATTGTTACaagaattgattctttatgccGCAAGCGCAGCTCTTAGTTGTCTCGTATTGTTTGTGGGGCTCCGGCAGCTTGACCCGAATCGAGAGGCATCCAAGAAGGCTCTTGAACACAAGAAGGAAATTGCTAAGCGATTGGGTCGACCCCTCATTCAAACCAATCCCTATGAG GATGTGATAGCCTGTGATGTAGTGAACCCTGATCATATAGATGTGGAATTTAATTCCATTGGCGGGTTAGAATCCATTAAGCAAGCATTATGTGAATTAGTAATTCTTCCCATGCGAAGACCTGAGCTGTTTTCTCATGGAAAGTTACTCGGCCCACAAAAAGGAGTCTTGCTTTATGGACCACCTGGGACTGGAAAGACCATGCTTGCCAAAGCAATTGCTAAAGAGTCGGGTGCTGTTTTTATTAATGTGAGAATATCAAATTTGATGAGCAAATGGTTCGGTGATGCACAAAAATTAG TTGCTGCTGTATTTAGTTTGGCACATAAACTCCAGCCagcaattatatttattgatgaaGTTGATAGCTTTTTGGGCCAGCGCAAGGCCACCGATCATGAAGCATTAACAAACATGAAAACTGAATTCATGGCTTTATGGGATGGTTTTACCACAGATC AGAATGCACGAGTGATGGTTCTTGCTGCAACTAATCGCCCATCTGAGCTTGATGAAGCAATCCTCCGACGTCTTCCTCAAGCCTTTGAGATTGGGTTCCCCGACCGTAAAGAGAGAGCAGAGATTCTGAAGGTGATTCTGAGGGGAGAGAGGGTGGAAGATACCATCGACTATGACCGCATTGCTAGTTTATGTGATGGTTACACTGGTTCAGATCTTTTTGAGCTCTGTAAAAAAGCTGCCTACTTTCCTATCCGTGACCTTCTTAATGATGAGAAAAGTGGAAAGCCTTCCGCG GAGCCAAGGCCATTATCAGAATCAGATTTGGAGAAAGTTATAGCTACATCAAAAAAGACACAGGTTGCTGCAAATGAATACAACTCCTTACGTTCACAACTTGTTGGATTGTCAAGGCAAACAGATACAGATGATTATCCAGTCCAAGCTGCTATCAGCGAGCTATCCAAGCTTGTGGTTTCTCAAATTTTGAATCTCCAGGCAGAGAACCAAGATTCTTAA
- the LOC107023677 gene encoding ATPase family AAA domain-containing protein 1 isoform X1: MKSGSSETKLLQELILYAASAALSCLVLFVGLRQLDPNREASKKALEHKKEIAKRLGRPLIQTNPYEDVIACDVVNPDHIDVEFNSIGGLESIKQALCELVILPMRRPELFSHGKLLGPQKGVLLYGPPGTGKTMLAKAIAKESGAVFINVRISNLMSKWFGDAQKLVAAVFSLAHKLQPAIIFIDEVDSFLGQRKATDHEALTNMKTEFMALWDGFTTDQNARVMVLAATNRPSELDEAILRRLPQAFEIGFPDRKERAEILKVILRGERVEDTIDYDRIASLCDGYTGSDLFELCKKAAYFPIRDLLNDEKSGKPSAQEPRPLSESDLEKVIATSKKTQVAANEYNSLRSQLVGLSRQTDTDDYPVQAAISELSKLVVSQILNLQAENQDS; encoded by the exons ATGAAAAGTGGTTCATCAGAGACCAAATTGTTACaagaattgattctttatgccGCAAGCGCAGCTCTTAGTTGTCTCGTATTGTTTGTGGGGCTCCGGCAGCTTGACCCGAATCGAGAGGCATCCAAGAAGGCTCTTGAACACAAGAAGGAAATTGCTAAGCGATTGGGTCGACCCCTCATTCAAACCAATCCCTATGAG GATGTGATAGCCTGTGATGTAGTGAACCCTGATCATATAGATGTGGAATTTAATTCCATTGGCGGGTTAGAATCCATTAAGCAAGCATTATGTGAATTAGTAATTCTTCCCATGCGAAGACCTGAGCTGTTTTCTCATGGAAAGTTACTCGGCCCACAAAAAGGAGTCTTGCTTTATGGACCACCTGGGACTGGAAAGACCATGCTTGCCAAAGCAATTGCTAAAGAGTCGGGTGCTGTTTTTATTAATGTGAGAATATCAAATTTGATGAGCAAATGGTTCGGTGATGCACAAAAATTAG TTGCTGCTGTATTTAGTTTGGCACATAAACTCCAGCCagcaattatatttattgatgaaGTTGATAGCTTTTTGGGCCAGCGCAAGGCCACCGATCATGAAGCATTAACAAACATGAAAACTGAATTCATGGCTTTATGGGATGGTTTTACCACAGATC AGAATGCACGAGTGATGGTTCTTGCTGCAACTAATCGCCCATCTGAGCTTGATGAAGCAATCCTCCGACGTCTTCCTCAAGCCTTTGAGATTGGGTTCCCCGACCGTAAAGAGAGAGCAGAGATTCTGAAGGTGATTCTGAGGGGAGAGAGGGTGGAAGATACCATCGACTATGACCGCATTGCTAGTTTATGTGATGGTTACACTGGTTCAGATCTTTTTGAGCTCTGTAAAAAAGCTGCCTACTTTCCTATCCGTGACCTTCTTAATGATGAGAAAAGTGGAAAGCCTTCCGCG cagGAGCCAAGGCCATTATCAGAATCAGATTTGGAGAAAGTTATAGCTACATCAAAAAAGACACAGGTTGCTGCAAATGAATACAACTCCTTACGTTCACAACTTGTTGGATTGTCAAGGCAAACAGATACAGATGATTATCCAGTCCAAGCTGCTATCAGCGAGCTATCCAAGCTTGTGGTTTCTCAAATTTTGAATCTCCAGGCAGAGAACCAAGATTCTTAA